In Catalinimonas alkaloidigena, a single genomic region encodes these proteins:
- a CDS encoding DUF3667 domain-containing protein — protein sequence MPLAPPTYEVCPNCATPLPDRPNYCPTCGQQNRELRVSFRDLIGEYLGSAFNVDAKAARTFRDLLGRPGHMIRAFNEGKRVRYVPPVRLYLFVSALFFLLTALLSTDDRPRRTPIRFQSDGDSIGITTMQDLDSVELPLRGNDAVFLQSELAQIAGYSNEQLDSLLSAKSAEPTFLNRLMVRRAVRLLHAEQHSFVDQFFQIISVAMFFLMPIFAFWLWLLYRRSSRYYFEHLIFAIYFHSLVFLLMIVQAGVELIPAIGELINALIGLLILVYLLLALKQAYQQGWGRTVAKFFLLLMVYGLTLLVSFAVSGFMSLLIF from the coding sequence ATGCCCCTCGCCCCTCCGACGTACGAGGTATGTCCCAACTGCGCGACGCCCCTGCCCGACCGGCCCAACTACTGCCCTACCTGCGGCCAGCAAAACCGCGAACTCCGTGTTTCGTTTCGCGACCTGATCGGCGAATACCTGGGTAGTGCCTTCAACGTAGACGCCAAAGCCGCCCGCACGTTTCGCGACCTGCTGGGACGGCCCGGTCATATGATCCGCGCGTTCAACGAAGGCAAGCGCGTGCGGTACGTGCCGCCCGTCCGGTTGTACCTCTTTGTCAGTGCGTTGTTTTTCCTGCTGACGGCATTGCTGAGCACCGACGACCGTCCCCGCCGGACGCCCATCCGGTTTCAGAGCGATGGCGACTCGATCGGCATCACCACGATGCAGGACCTGGACTCCGTCGAATTGCCCCTGCGCGGGAACGATGCCGTTTTTCTACAGTCCGAACTGGCCCAGATCGCCGGGTATTCCAATGAACAGCTCGACTCGCTCCTGAGCGCCAAGTCGGCGGAACCCACGTTTCTGAATCGGCTGATGGTGCGCCGGGCCGTACGCCTGCTGCATGCCGAACAGCACTCGTTTGTGGACCAGTTTTTTCAGATCATCTCCGTCGCCATGTTTTTCCTGATGCCCATTTTTGCGTTCTGGCTCTGGCTGCTGTACCGGCGTTCGTCACGCTACTACTTCGAGCACCTGATTTTTGCCATCTATTTCCACTCCCTCGTCTTTCTACTGATGATTGTGCAGGCGGGTGTTGAACTGATTCCGGCCATCGGCGAGTTGATCAATGCGCTGATCGGCCTTCTCATTCTGGTCTATCTGCTGCTGGCTCTCAAACAGGCGTACCAGCAAGGGTGGGGCCGCACAGTGGCGAAGTTTTTCCTGTTGCTGATGGTGTATGGCCTGACTCTGCTTGTCTCCTTCGCCGTGTCGGGCTTCATGAGTCTGTTGATTTTCTAG
- a CDS encoding universal stress protein, with amino-acid sequence MKKILVPTDFTDVAHHALHLAAQLAQQTGAEVELLHVLETTSTAPYDLPEKVVGATGNTFLDYLEASAREQLEKTARAYADVPIRYLVRQGSPFRAIDQRASEQRVDLIVMGSKGSSGLDELLIGSNAERVVRFAPCPVLVVKGNLSLAAIKKVVYVTDFAPEQAEAVSHFLKFMSLLEAEVHLLYINTPTDWITSRAALKKMEAFRAQHNLNAQFTLYSDATEEEGIHHFVSDIGAQLVAMPTYGRTGITRLIAGGSITENVLNHTRVALWTYRLRE; translated from the coding sequence ATGAAAAAGATCCTGGTCCCTACCGACTTTACCGATGTAGCACACCACGCCCTCCACCTGGCCGCGCAGCTTGCACAACAAACCGGCGCGGAAGTAGAGCTTCTGCACGTTTTGGAAACCACCAGCACGGCCCCCTACGATCTCCCCGAAAAAGTAGTGGGGGCCACGGGCAATACCTTCCTCGATTACCTGGAAGCTTCCGCCCGCGAACAACTGGAGAAAACCGCCCGAGCGTATGCAGATGTCCCGATTCGGTACCTGGTACGGCAGGGAAGTCCGTTCCGGGCCATCGACCAGCGGGCGTCGGAACAACGGGTCGACCTGATTGTGATGGGATCGAAGGGCAGTAGCGGCCTCGACGAACTGCTGATCGGCTCCAACGCAGAGCGCGTGGTTCGGTTTGCGCCCTGCCCCGTGCTGGTCGTGAAAGGCAACCTGAGCCTGGCCGCCATCAAAAAAGTGGTTTACGTCACCGACTTCGCTCCCGAACAGGCCGAAGCCGTCTCCCATTTCCTGAAGTTTATGAGCCTGCTGGAGGCCGAAGTGCACCTGCTGTACATCAACACGCCTACCGACTGGATCACCAGCCGCGCGGCCCTCAAGAAGATGGAGGCCTTCAGGGCTCAGCATAACCTGAACGCCCAGTTTACACTTTACAGCGATGCTACCGAAGAAGAGGGCATTCACCACTTTGTTTCCGACATCGGGGCGCAGCTTGTCGCCATGCCCACCTACGGCCGTACGGGCATCACGCGCCTGATTGCCGGCGGCAGCATCACCGAAAACGTACTGAACCACACGCGCGTAGCGCTCTGGACCTACCGGCTGCGCGAATAG
- a CDS encoding M14 family metallopeptidase, with translation MKQRCLFACFSLLFSFYAFAQTPPTLDYYLPAATRYRPAIPTPEQVLGFQIGTWHLSHDQQVWYLRTLAAAAPDRIKIEEYGRTYEDRPLQVLIITHPDNHQRLEEIRRQHVALNDPAQAASFNTAQMPTVLYNGYSIHGNEPSGANAATLVAYYLAAAEGPEVEQILRNTVILLDPSFNPDGLQRFSTWVNAHKSITEVADPNAREFNEPFPRGRTNHYWFDLNRDWLPAQHPESQGRVRLFQRWQPNVLTDHHEMGTNSTFFFQPGVSTRVNPLTPLQNQELTSKIGQFHAAALDSIGSLYFTKEGYDDFYYGKGSTYPDVQGSIGILFEQASSRGHAQESDHGVLRFPFTIRNQVTTALSTLRALQALRPELLDYQRSFFQESAPTTRGRTTAPQGYVFSRTRDLARAYHFIEMLRRHQIDVYRAGQSVTINGQSVSANEAYVVPLAQRQRRLIEAIFRTQTEFTDSLFYDISSWTFPLAFNLPYQAGLPRLGERIDSLPFPVGRVRGRTDGAVGWAFAWDGYYAPRALYRLQKAGVRTLVAQKPFSQQIGNETIDFSYGTILVPTFNQEVPADSIAALMEQLTTDDALDVYALPTGLAASGVDLGSRSLAPVPQPKIGMFIGSGISSYDAGEIWHLLDQRYQMPLTLLDLDDWRGSNIDRYTVLIMPDGNYRLNDGFKETLERWVRAGGTLVALQGALRWVQSVGLGDFSFKTPPKDTSYTRYVDLPDRRGAQEISGAIFQVDVDVTHPLAFGYRNDRLAVFKQGELFLNSSANATHLPLRYTAQPLLSGYVTAPNLNELRNTPAVVVSPQGRGRVIAFADNPNFRAFWYGTNKLFANALFFGATLRSY, from the coding sequence ATGAAACAACGTTGCCTTTTTGCGTGCTTCAGCCTACTTTTTTCGTTCTACGCATTCGCTCAAACTCCACCCACCCTCGACTACTACCTCCCCGCTGCCACCCGCTACCGCCCCGCCATTCCGACGCCGGAACAAGTTTTGGGGTTCCAGATCGGGACCTGGCATCTGTCGCACGACCAGCAGGTGTGGTACCTGCGCACGCTGGCCGCCGCCGCTCCCGACCGCATCAAGATCGAGGAATACGGCCGCACGTACGAAGACCGGCCGTTGCAGGTACTGATCATCACCCATCCGGACAACCACCAGCGGCTCGAAGAAATCCGCCGCCAGCACGTGGCGCTGAACGATCCGGCCCAGGCCGCTTCCTTCAATACCGCCCAGATGCCGACGGTACTCTACAACGGGTACAGCATCCACGGCAACGAGCCGAGCGGTGCCAATGCCGCTACGCTGGTGGCCTATTACCTCGCCGCTGCCGAAGGCCCGGAAGTGGAGCAAATTCTGCGCAACACCGTGATTCTGCTCGACCCCAGCTTCAACCCGGACGGGCTGCAGCGCTTTTCGACCTGGGTCAACGCGCACAAAAGCATCACGGAAGTAGCCGATCCCAACGCGCGGGAGTTCAACGAGCCGTTTCCGCGTGGCCGCACCAACCATTACTGGTTTGACCTGAACCGCGACTGGCTTCCCGCCCAACACCCCGAATCGCAAGGACGGGTGCGGCTGTTTCAGCGGTGGCAACCGAATGTGCTGACCGACCACCACGAAATGGGCACCAACAGTACGTTCTTTTTTCAGCCGGGCGTTTCGACCCGGGTCAATCCGCTGACGCCGCTGCAAAACCAGGAACTCACGAGCAAAATCGGGCAGTTCCACGCGGCCGCCCTCGACAGCATCGGCTCGCTGTACTTCACCAAGGAGGGGTACGACGACTTCTACTACGGCAAGGGATCAACTTACCCCGACGTGCAGGGCAGCATCGGCATTTTGTTCGAACAGGCTTCGTCGCGGGGACACGCGCAGGAGAGCGACCACGGCGTGCTGCGTTTTCCGTTCACCATTCGGAACCAGGTCACCACTGCCCTTTCTACCCTGCGCGCCCTACAAGCCCTGCGCCCGGAACTTCTCGATTACCAACGCAGCTTTTTTCAGGAAAGCGCCCCCACCACCCGAGGGCGGACTACCGCGCCGCAAGGCTATGTGTTCAGCCGCACGCGCGATCTGGCACGCGCCTATCACTTCATCGAAATGCTGCGCCGCCACCAGATCGACGTCTACCGGGCGGGCCAGTCGGTCACGATCAACGGCCAGTCGGTGTCCGCCAACGAAGCCTACGTGGTGCCGCTGGCACAACGGCAACGCCGCCTGATCGAGGCGATTTTCCGCACACAGACGGAGTTTACCGACAGCTTATTTTATGACATCTCGTCGTGGACCTTTCCGCTGGCGTTCAACCTGCCCTACCAGGCGGGTTTGCCGCGCCTCGGCGAGCGGATTGACAGCCTGCCTTTCCCGGTCGGGCGCGTGCGCGGCCGTACCGACGGGGCAGTCGGCTGGGCGTTTGCGTGGGACGGGTATTACGCTCCCCGCGCGCTATATCGCCTGCAAAAGGCCGGCGTGCGGACGCTGGTAGCACAGAAACCGTTTTCCCAACAAATCGGGAACGAGACCATCGACTTTTCGTACGGCACCATCCTGGTGCCCACGTTCAATCAAGAAGTTCCTGCCGATTCCATTGCGGCCCTGATGGAACAGCTGACGACCGACGACGCGCTGGACGTCTACGCCCTTCCGACCGGTTTGGCGGCCAGCGGTGTCGACCTGGGCAGCCGTTCGCTCGCGCCGGTCCCCCAACCGAAAATCGGGATGTTCATCGGCAGCGGCATCAGTTCGTATGATGCCGGGGAAATCTGGCACCTGCTCGACCAACGCTATCAGATGCCGCTGACGCTGCTCGACCTCGACGATTGGCGCGGCAGCAACATCGACCGTTATACGGTGTTGATCATGCCCGACGGCAATTATCGCCTCAACGACGGTTTCAAAGAAACGCTGGAACGCTGGGTTCGCGCTGGAGGGACGCTGGTGGCGTTGCAGGGCGCTTTGCGGTGGGTGCAAAGCGTAGGACTGGGCGACTTCAGCTTCAAAACTCCGCCGAAAGATACCAGCTATACCCGCTACGTGGACCTGCCCGACCGGCGCGGTGCGCAGGAGATCAGCGGGGCCATTTTCCAGGTCGACGTCGACGTGACCCACCCCCTGGCCTTCGGGTATCGGAACGACCGGCTCGCGGTGTTCAAGCAAGGCGAGTTGTTTCTCAACTCCAGCGCCAATGCGACGCACCTGCCGCTGCGGTATACCGCACAGCCTTTGCTGAGCGGCTACGTAACCGCTCCTAACCTGAACGAGTTGCGCAACACACCGGCCGTGGTCGTTTCGCCACAGGGTCGGGGCCGCGTCATCGCGTTTGCCGACAATCCCAATTTCCGGGCGTTCTGGTACGGTACCAACAAGTTGTTTGCGAACGCGCTCTTTTTCGGAGCCACCCTTCGCAGTTATTAA
- a CDS encoding glycoside hydrolase family 26 protein produces MLHRFMLASCLLLGACASHEQARTTTGAPAALVDPDATPETVALFQHLKALSQEHILFGHQHATEYGHGWYGEADRSDVKSVVGSHPAVIGVDFSGLSGRTPEEIARNKALLQQQIVDTYNRGGVVTVAWHFNNPIVEETGFYWNDSLSVRTVERLIPGGDYHEAYKAILQTVGALAHDVTGQDGTLAPMIFRPYHEFDGGWFWWGAPHTSREDFVSLWQFTVSYLRDSLDVHNFLYAFSPDVQFNSEADYLDRYPGDAWVDLVGMDDYHDFGRDGHYDLEAGAQRLKIVSDYAKRAGKLAAFTETGLESIPDSTWWTNRLLKTLRTDSLALCYVLVWRNDVRSPTHYYAPFPGHPSVPDFQRFYQDPYTWFETDLPDLYHVSAP; encoded by the coding sequence ATGCTGCATCGTTTTATGCTCGCGTCCTGCCTTTTGCTGGGCGCCTGCGCTTCGCACGAACAAGCCAGAACCACAACGGGTGCCCCCGCGGCCCTGGTCGATCCAGACGCCACGCCCGAAACCGTGGCGTTGTTCCAGCACCTGAAAGCGCTTTCGCAGGAACACATCCTGTTCGGCCACCAACATGCGACGGAATACGGGCACGGATGGTACGGTGAGGCCGACCGCTCCGACGTCAAGTCGGTCGTAGGGTCGCACCCGGCCGTAATCGGCGTGGACTTCAGCGGCTTATCGGGACGCACCCCGGAGGAAATCGCCCGGAACAAGGCTTTGCTTCAGCAACAGATCGTGGATACCTACAACCGAGGCGGCGTGGTGACGGTGGCGTGGCACTTCAACAACCCGATCGTCGAAGAAACGGGGTTTTACTGGAACGACTCGCTTTCGGTACGGACCGTGGAGCGGCTGATTCCCGGTGGCGACTACCACGAAGCCTACAAGGCGATTTTGCAGACGGTCGGCGCATTGGCCCACGACGTAACCGGTCAAGACGGCACCCTGGCGCCGATGATTTTTCGCCCGTACCACGAATTCGACGGCGGGTGGTTCTGGTGGGGCGCGCCGCACACCTCACGCGAAGACTTTGTTTCGCTGTGGCAGTTTACCGTGTCGTATTTGCGCGATAGCCTGGACGTCCACAACTTCCTATACGCCTTCTCGCCCGACGTGCAGTTCAATTCCGAAGCCGACTACCTGGATCGCTACCCCGGCGACGCGTGGGTCGATCTGGTCGGGATGGACGATTACCATGATTTTGGCCGCGACGGCCATTACGATCTGGAAGCCGGCGCACAGCGCCTCAAAATTGTTTCCGACTACGCAAAACGGGCGGGTAAACTGGCAGCCTTCACCGAGACCGGGCTGGAGTCCATTCCCGACAGTACCTGGTGGACCAACCGCCTTCTGAAAACGCTACGGACCGATTCGCTGGCGTTGTGTTACGTGCTGGTCTGGCGGAACGACGTACGCAGCCCCACGCACTACTACGCGCCGTTTCCGGGGCACCCGAGCGTCCCCGACTTCCAGCGCTTTTACCAAGATCCGTACACGTGGTTCGAAACCGACCTGCCCGACCTGTATCACGTGTCCGCTCCCTAA